The Balaenoptera ricei isolate mBalRic1 chromosome X, mBalRic1.hap2, whole genome shotgun sequence region TTATTTGGCATCATCACAAGCTGCTGGCCTTTAAAAATGGATCCTGATTCCAGCTTTCCCAGGACCACAGTGCCCATATCCTTGTACTTATCCACAATTGGCAGTCTAATTGGTCCATCAATGGATCTGTTGAAGTTTGGCATATTATCCAAATACGGAATGAATGGTAATCCAGTGTACCAAGGGCAGAAATCTGATTGCTCTTTAATATTTGCCCCGGTAAGCCCTGAGCAGGGCATAAAGTGAATGTCCTTTTTGGGACTGAAGCCGACTTTCTTCAAAAAGGGCACTAGCTTTTCTTTACATTCTTCATATCTCTCGCTGCTCCAATTTACTGTGGGATCATCCATCTTATTAATAAGCACTATTAAATATTTCACCCCTGCTGTTTTTGCCAACATCGCATGTTCTCTTGTCTGTCCACCTTTTTCAAATCCAGTCTCAAACTCTCCTTTCCTGGCAGAGATTACCAGTACAGCCAGATCAGCTTGAGAAGCACCACCAATCATATTTGGGACAAAACTCTTGTGGCCAGGGGCATctaaaattgtgaaatgtttcttttctgtttcaaaaTAGGCACGACCCACTTCTACTGTTTTACCCTTGTCTCGTTCTTCCTGATTTGTATCTAAGGCCCAGGACAAATACcaagtttctctgtttttttctttagcttctcTTTCATATTTCTCAAGTGTCCTTTTGTCAACCATTCCTGTCAAAAACATGATCTGTCCTCCAATGGTTGACTTTCCGGCATCTACATGCCCAATGAATACCACATTTACGTGTTCTTTTTTAGGAGCACCTGAGGGTACGACCACAGATTTcgattttctgatttcctctttctcAATCACTTCCTGGCCACTTTCTTCTGGGGGCCCCGAATCTCCCAAGGAACTACCCCCTGGCTCAGCTTCACTTACTTCTTTATTGTGCTCCCATGATTCTTCTAAGACCATCTCCACCTCTCCATTTTCTACAACAGGTTCCGAAAGTTCCATGGTAACGGCTGAATTGGAACCTTCATGCCACACTAGCTGTTCCTCTTTGGAATGTTCCACAGGTGCCCCCCGTCCCAGCCTTTTACCTTGAGGGTCGCCCGCGCCGGGGCAGATTTCATCGATGCCGGGGGCGTCGGCCGGGGGGGTCTGCGGCTGGCACGGGCCCCGCAGGAAGGACGGCACGAACTCCGCGGCGTGGACGTTAGGCACGAAGGGTTTGGCATTGACGTTGAGCTGTCGGCTGAAGGCCGAGCTGAGGGGCTCGCGCTGGgcctcggccgccgccgccgccgcagccgccgAGGCGGCTCGGTCCCCGCTCGGGGCCAAACCCGGTGCTTCCATGTCCACCTGGTCCCAGCAGTCGGGAGCCGagtcgctgctgctgctgctgcccggaTCCATGGTCCTCAGCCCTGATGGATGCGGGGAGGGAGCGGGCTCAGCGGGCCAGAAAGAGCGGGCAGTGCCGCCGGGGATGAGGCGGCAAGAGCAGGGGGCTCGGGGGGGAGCGACACGAACCTTAGCGGCGGCGCGGAGGCAGCCCGGTCCCGACGCTGCATTCGCAActgcggcggcggcagcagaTATGGCggcgcagcctctcctgttgtgtGTGAGCGGatctcctcccccaaaccccgaCCACTTCCGACTCCTCCACCGCCGACCCGGCGCCGGGCGGGGATTGACCCCTCGCTGCCATCCGTACGCTCGGCCTCCTGCATCCTCAGTCTTGGGTGAAGTCcgaaagtctctctctctctctttttttttttttttttttttacgaaaaTGTCCATTCATTTTTGTTCACGCGCTCCGGGAGAGCGATTTGACCACGATTTAATGATTAAGCCTAGACAGGCACACCTGATTTCCAATTCTACTCAGattcaagtgaaaatgaaaattgctATTGAACAAATGGAGGTAGGATAGGGATTAAAGGTTTACCCAGCAACCGAAGGAAGAAATTAGTGATCAGGGAGGCGCTCTTGAAATACAGGGAGATGAAGCCGAACCTTGGAAATGCGACTTTAGATCAGTATTAATTTGAAACCCGAGGCCTTTGGATTTCCCTTTTCCAGTgccgcccctcccgcccccctctccccccccccccccataagcCTATAACTTTGGCTGATGGCTTCTACGGTGTAAAGATGGGGTTATAACCTTTTTTCATGTTAAGCACTTTGGCTGTATCTACATGGAAGGAATTCCCAAGGAGACCCTTGTCCCGGTAAAACTGCACAACCTACAGCATTTGTGCAGGTGCCAGGACAATGGCTGGCCTGTGATGCGGTGGTGGATCACATAGACAGGCACAGGACTCAGATCACTTGTATTCTTCTAACCAACTGTATTCTGGTGTACCTGCCCCACTCACCAGCACCTCCCTGGAGTACACCCTAGGTCCACAGGCTTTCCTCTCTAATTCTGGGGGCCTGGAACCTTACTGCTGATACTGGGTTTGctctaagaaagaatcagtgtCATAGTGGAACCTTGCAAGGCTTGTGGATATCAGCCTAATTAAGCCGATTAAGACCTCTGAGATGGGCAAAGTCCATAAGACCCTAAGCAATAGAATTTCACTCTTAGAAAGAGTTTGCAACATTTGAGCCAAAGCCTAGAAGAGCTACTTTGTAAATTATCTTAATTTGGATCaaactgaaatagaaaaaagatacTGGGAAAATGCAGTTTGCTAGTACAAGATGAAGTCATAGAGTTGGATATTAAATAAATCCAACAACAACCCAAAATGTAAAAATTAGTAACTGATTTATAACCTAAGAATTTTGTTCTGCAGATTTCAGGGGTAGAAAAAAATGTCGTATGTCTAACACGCTTGGATCCTTGGTGGTTTCAGTCTGGGGTTGCCATTATTTTACTAGCTCTGTGCTGTTCCCAAGCCATTAGATGTGAAACCCCTTCATTCTTTTTGCCTCAGGTATTGGCTTAATTATTTGCTATCACATAAAGAGAATGTACACACCTATTCACAAAGAATAGGAAGAAATGAGAGGGTGAATGTGCAGAGACCCTTGAACAGCACTCTACAATGTGCTGGAGCCTTTCTTGGGCATTCTGTGAACCTCAGATAGACTTACTAAAATGCCTCTGGGAGAACTTGTCAAGGTTTAGGCAATTGTGTTCACATAAAGTTAGTAATAGAAAGGAAGTGGAACAGACCAGGGACATTTCCTTTACCTGGGTCATTTGTATTGATCATGAGAATATTAGTGTAACTGCTACTTAGTAATATCTCTGTTAGAGAACAGAGGATGATTCACTTTTAGAAACCTAAAGGAGAAATGGTGACTGGATGTCTTCACAAGCCATCATCCTTGGGGCTCAGGGAGAGGCAGatacacccaagagaaagaaACACTGACCAGGCTATATACACAGAGACTAACCTTGGAAAAAACGCTCTTGGTTTGTGTGATGGGCTGATTGTCTCCAGTTGATCTGCCTAGAACTTTGAGGGAGTTCATCAGTATATGGGAGAAGTCCCATCAAATGCAATATCTGGCCAGTGCTTAATTCAATCATTTTccccttaaaattttttattgcaaaatatagcacaaatacagaaaattgcataaaacaaaattatagctTATTGACTTAGAAGGAAAACACGCTTGTAACCACCAACCAAATCAATAGAACTTTGCCAGCCAATAGAGAAGGCTTCTCTGTACCCTGTCCAAACACAGCCCACTCCTTCCATCTTTAAatgtaaccactatcctgacatTTATGGTAATCACCTTCATGATTTTCTGTACAGTTTTATCACACAAATATATGCTCAAACACTACAGTTCAATTttgcctagtttttttttttttaacatctttattggagtataattgctttacaatggtgtgttagtttctgctttataacaaactgaatcagttatacatatacatatatccccatatctcttccctcttgcatctccctccctcccaatctCCCTATagcaccgctctaggtggtcacaaagcaccgagctgatctccctgtgctatgcggctgcttcccactagctatctattttacatttggtagtgtatatatgtccatgccactctctcactttctcccagcttactcttccccctcccctcatcctcaagtccattctctagtaggtctgtatctttactcccgtcttacccctaggttcttcatgaccttttttttttttttttttagattccatatatatgtgttagcatacggtatttgtttttctctttctgacttacttcactctgtatgacagattctaggtccatccacctcactacaaataactcaatttcgtttctttttatggctaagtaatattccattgtatatatgtgccacatattctttatccattcatcagtcgatggacacttaggttgcttccatgtcctggctattgtaaatagagctgcaataaacattttggtacatgactcttttggaattatggttttctgagggtatatgcccagtactgggattgctgggtcgtatggtagttctatttttagttttttaaggaactccatactgttctctgtagtggctgtatcaaattacattcccaccaacagtgcaagagggttcccttttctccacaccctctccagcatttgttgtttgtagattttttgatgatggtgattctgaccggtgtgagatgatatctcattgtagttttgatttgcatttctctaatgattaatgatgtgagcattctttcatgtgtttgttggcaatctatgtattttctttggagaaatgtcttttggagattaatcctttgtcagttgcttcttttgcaaatattttctcccattctgagggttgtcttttcatcttgtttatggtttcctttgctgtgcaaaagcttttaagtttcataggtcccgtttttatttttgtttttgtttccatttctctaggaggtgggtcaaaaaggatcgtgCTGTGAtatatatcatagagtgttctgcctatgttttcctctaagagtttgatagtgtctagccttacatgtaggtctttaatccattttgagtttatttctgtgtatggtgttagggagtgttctaatttcattctttcacatgtagctgtccagttttcccagcaccactaattggagaggctgtcttttctccactgtatattcttgcctcttttatcaaaactaaggtgaccatatgtacgtgagtttatctctgggctgtctatcctgttccattgatctatatttctgtttttgtgccagtaccatattgtcttgattactgtagctttgacgtacagtctgaagtcagggagcctgacatctccagctccgtttttctttctcaagattgctttggctattcggggtcttttgtgtttctgtacaaattgtgaaattttttgttctagttctgtgaaaaatgccagtggtagtttgctagggattgaattgaatctgtagattgctttgggtagtggagtcattttcagaatgctgattcttccaatccaagaacgtggtgtacctctccatctatttgtatcatctttaacttctttcatcagtgtcttatagttttctgcataagggtattttgtctccttaggtaggtttattcctaggtattttattcttattgttgcaatggtaaatgggagtgttttcttaatttcactttcagatttttcatctttagtgtataggaatgcaagagatttctgtgcattaattttgtatcctgctactttaccaaattcattggttagctccagtagttttctggtagcacctttaggattctctatgtatggtagcatgtcatctacaaaaagtgacagctttacttcttctttttcaatttggattccttttatttctttttcttctcttattgctgtggctaaaacttccaaaactatgttgaataatagtggtgagagtgggcaaccgtgtcttgttcctgaccttagcggaaatgttttcagttattcaccattgaggacgatgttggctgtgggtttgtcatatatggcctttattatgttgaggtaagttccctctatgcctactctctggagggtttttatcataaatgggtgttgaattttgtcaaaactttctgtgcatctattgagatgatcatatggtttttctccttcaatttattaatatggtgtatcacattgattgatttgcatatattgaagaatcctttcattcctgagataaaccccacttgatcatggtgaatgatccttttaatgtgctgttgcattctgtttgctagtattttgttgaggttttttgcatctatgttcatcactgatattggcctgtagttttctttctttgtgacatctttgtctggttttggtatcagggtgatggtggcctcgaagaatgagtttgggagtgttcctccctctggtatattttggaagagtttgagaaggataggtgttagttcgtctctaaatgtttgatagaattcacctgtgaagccatctggtcctgggcttttgttttttggaagatttttaaccacagtttcaatttcagtgcttgtgattggtctgttcatattttctatttctttctggttcagtctcagaaggttgtgcatttctaagaatttgtccatgtcttccaggttgtccattttattggcatatagttgcttgtagtaatctctcatgatccttcgtatttctgcagtgtcagttgttacttcttctttttcatttctaattctattgatgtgagtcttctccttttttttcttgatgaatctggctaatggttcatcaattttgtttaccttatcaaagaaccagcttttacttttattgatctttgctatcgtttccttcatttctttttcatttatttctgatctgatctttatgatttctttccttctgctatttttggggtttttttgttcttctttctctaattgctttaagtgtaaggttaggttgtttatttgagatgtttcttttttcttaaggtgggattgtgttgctataatcttccctcttagaactgcttttgctgcatcccataggttttgggtcattgtgttttcattttcatttgtttctaggtatttttgatttcctctttgatttcttcagtgatctcttggttattaagtagtgtgttgtttagcctccatgtgtttgtattttttacagattttttcctgtaattgatatctagtctcatagcgttgtggtaggaaaagatacttgataggatttcaattttcttgaatttaccaaggcttcatatgtgacccaagatgtgatctatcctggagaatgttccatgagcacttgggaagaaagtgtattgtgttgtaTTTGGATGGAATttcgtataaatatcaattaagtccatcttgtttaatgtatcatttaaagcttgtgtttccttatttattttcattttggatgatctgtccattggtgaaagtggggtgttaaagtcccctattatgattgtgttactgttgatttccccttttatggctgttagtatttgccttatgtattgaggtgctactatgttgggtgcataaatatttacagttgttatatcttcttcttgggttgatcccttgatcattatgtagtgtccttctttgtctcttgtaatagtctgatttaacgtctattttgtctgatgtgagaattgctactccagctttcttttgatttccatttgcatggaatatctttttccatcctctcactttcagtctgtatgtgtctctaagtctgaagtgggtctcttgtagacagcatatatatgggtcttgtttttgtatccattcagccagtgtacgtcttttggttggagcatttaatccatttacatttaaggtaattatagatatgtatgttcctattaccattttcttaattgtttggggtttgttattgtacgtcttttctttctcttgtgtttcctgcctagagaagttcctttagcatttgttttgaagctggtttggtggtgctgatttctcttaatttttgcttgtctgtaaagttttaatttctccgtcaaatctgaatcagttccttgctgggtccagtaatcttggttgtaggtttttccctttcaccattttaaatatgtcctgccactcccttctggcttgcagagtttctgctgttaaccttatggggattcccttgagtgttatttgtttttctttcccttgctgcttttagtattttttctttgtatttaatttttgatagtttcattaatatgtgtcttggcgtgtttctccttggatttatcctgtatgggactctctgtgcttcctggacttgattaactatttcctttcccatattagggacgttttcaactataatctcttcaaatattttctcagtccctttcgttttctcttcttcttctgggacctctataattcgaatgttggtgcatttaatgttgtcccagaggtctctgagactgtcctcaattcttttcattcttttttctttattctgctctgcagtagttatttgcactattttgtcttccaggtcacttatccgttcttctgactCCGTTAtgctgctattgatcccttctagagaatttttaatttcatttattgtgttgttcatcactgtttgtttgctctttagttctcctaggtccttgttaaacgtttcttgtattttctgcattctatttccaagattttggatcatctttactatcattattctgaattctttttcaggtagactgcctgtttcctcctcatttgttagttctggtgtgtttttaccttgctccttcatctgctgtgtgtttctctgtcttctcactttgcttaacttactgtgtttggggtctccttttcacaggctgcaggttcgtagttcctgttgtttttggtgtctgcccccagtggctaaggttggttcagtgggttgtttaggcttcctggtggaggggactagtgcctgtgttctggtggttgaggctggatcttttctttctagtgggcaggtccacatctggttgtgtgttttggggtgtctctgaccttattatgattttaggcagcctctctgctaatgggtgggcttgtgttcctgccttgctagttgtttggcatagggtgtccagcactgtagcttgctggtcgttgagtgaagctgagtcttcgcgttgagatggagatctctggaagatttttgccatttgatattacatggaccTGGGAGGTCTGttgtggaccaatatcctgaacttgcctctcccacctcagaggcacagccctgatgcctgggtggagcaccaagagtctgtcatccacacggctcagaataaaagggagaaagaaagaatgaaaaagataaaataaaa contains the following coding sequences:
- the GSPT2 gene encoding eukaryotic peptide chain release factor GTP-binding subunit ERF3B, which gives rise to MDPGSSSSSDSAPDCWDQVDMEAPGLAPSGDRAASAAAAAAAAEAQREPLSSAFSRQLNVNAKPFVPNVHAAEFVPSFLRGPCQPQTPPADAPGIDEICPGAGDPQGKRLGRGAPVEHSKEEQLVWHEGSNSAVTMELSEPVVENGEVEMVLEESWEHNKEVSEAEPGGSSLGDSGPPEESGQEVIEKEEIRKSKSVVVPSGAPKKEHVNVVFIGHVDAGKSTIGGQIMFLTGMVDKRTLEKYEREAKEKNRETWYLSWALDTNQEERDKGKTVEVGRAYFETEKKHFTILDAPGHKSFVPNMIGGASQADLAVLVISARKGEFETGFEKGGQTREHAMLAKTAGVKYLIVLINKMDDPTVNWSSERYEECKEKLVPFLKKVGFSPKKDIHFMPCSGLTGANIKEQSDFCPWYTGLPFIPYLDNMPNFNRSIDGPIRLPIVDKYKDMGTVVLGKLESGSIFKGQQLVMMPNKHNVEVLGILSDDAETDYVAPGENLKIRLKGIEEEEILPGFILCDPNNLCHSGRTFDVQIVIIEHKSIICPGYNAVLHIHTCIEEVEITALISLVDKKSGEKSKTRPRFVKQDQVCIARLRTAGTICLETFKDFPQMGRFTLRDEGKTIAIGKVLKLVPEKD